In Mucilaginibacter boryungensis, a single window of DNA contains:
- a CDS encoding TlpA family protein disulfide reductase, with product MNATKKYFLLAVLLGIGLFTQARSRAKNDTGYYTIGKQAMAINFKHLINYKRTETSFSDFKGKPVILDFWATWCQPCVAMLPKMVRIQKQFGNSLQIILVNQETEERAEAFFSRMQKISPIDLPCELKNTDLFKSFGVQSVPNYVWINKEGVICAVTDHEALTTENISSFIKNDKINIETKPNVAEQPYDYNLPLLSGNNGNANILQYHSIITGYYSGQISRYSTPMSKSRYKGRRVMACNCPVDALYRIAYSSPERPYGFPSSRTIYQIKDTTVYKINPDWKDTTDLFCYELIVPESKATHIYEIMRQDMERYFGFYGTVISKPTKCYVLINRNAKKSEGDPQFEMSNYWIKMTNSPISRVMDALEHYNQMDIFINETHLDHPIDLDIEGDLRDIEVLKKGFAKYGLELVEEQRPQDYLLLTDNPSTHGR from the coding sequence ATGAACGCAACAAAAAAATATTTTTTACTGGCTGTATTATTGGGCATCGGCCTTTTTACCCAGGCCCGATCAAGGGCAAAAAACGATACAGGGTATTATACCATCGGCAAACAGGCGATGGCGATCAATTTCAAACACCTTATCAATTATAAGCGTACGGAGACCAGCTTTTCGGATTTTAAAGGGAAGCCGGTAATACTAGACTTTTGGGCTACCTGGTGCCAGCCATGTGTGGCCATGCTGCCAAAGATGGTACGAATACAAAAGCAATTTGGCAACTCACTTCAGATCATTTTAGTTAACCAGGAAACTGAGGAAAGGGCTGAGGCTTTTTTCTCGCGTATGCAAAAAATCAGCCCAATTGATCTTCCCTGTGAGCTAAAGAATACAGACCTGTTTAAGTCGTTCGGCGTACAATCCGTGCCCAATTATGTCTGGATAAATAAGGAAGGTGTTATTTGCGCTGTTACAGACCACGAAGCGTTAACAACCGAAAATATCAGTTCATTCATAAAAAATGACAAGATAAATATTGAAACCAAGCCCAATGTAGCAGAGCAACCCTATGACTATAACCTCCCGCTGCTCAGCGGCAATAACGGCAATGCAAATATCCTGCAATATCATTCCATCATTACCGGGTATTATTCGGGCCAGATTTCACGTTATTCCACGCCTATGTCAAAAAGCCGCTATAAGGGCAGGCGGGTAATGGCGTGTAATTGCCCGGTGGATGCACTTTACAGAATCGCCTATAGCAGCCCCGAACGCCCATATGGATTCCCGTCTTCACGAACGATCTATCAGATAAAAGATACGACAGTATATAAGATTAATCCGGACTGGAAGGATACCACAGATTTATTCTGTTATGAGCTCATAGTTCCAGAAAGCAAAGCAACACATATTTATGAGATCATGAGGCAGGATATGGAGCGGTACTTTGGCTTTTATGGAACGGTCATTTCCAAGCCAACAAAATGCTATGTGCTGATTAACCGAAATGCGAAAAAGTCTGAAGGCGACCCTCAGTTTGAAATGAGCAATTATTGGATTAAAATGACGAATAGCCCTATCTCCAGGGTCATGGACGCATTGGAACATTACAACCAAATGGACATCTTCATTAATGAAACCCATCTTGACCACCCCATCGACCTGGACATCGAGGGCGACCTGCGCGATATTGAAGTATTAAAAAAAGGCTTTGCAAAATATGGGCTTGAACTTGTCGAAGAGCAGCGGCCCCAGGACTATCTCCTATTAACAGATAACCCGAGCACCCATGGCAGATAA
- a CDS encoding RagB/SusD family nutrient uptake outer membrane protein encodes MKTFYCKTIIGNIIILGLLLTASCRKDALNIKPDQALVVPTTLQDFQGMLDNVVTLNEYGPAMAEMGAGDFYLSYASWQSLSDPFEQNCYIWAKDIYNGETAYDWDSAYQKIFYTNVVLDGLKKININNANQSDYNDIKGQALFVRAFSLFQMAQEFAKPYNAATAKTDLGIVLRLTADVNAKSTRATVQQTYDQIVSDLTEAAGLLPDNPKYLTRASKPGAEALLSRTYLSMSDYPNALKSADASLKVNNDLIDYNKLDSTAYQPLQMFNNEVLYHEVLTLYLSFYFGLADPSLVNSYDQNDLRRVMFFSNNGDGTYSFKGSYGGDLYFFGGLATDEMYLNRAECYARQGDASSALQDLNALLKMRYKTGTFVPVTATGPDDALMKILGERRKELCFRSIRWSDLRRLNQDNRFAVTLSRTLNGQTYTLPPNDPRYVYPFSNDIISLTGIQQNAR; translated from the coding sequence ATGAAAACGTTTTACTGTAAAACAATAATAGGCAACATTATTATATTGGGCCTGCTGCTTACGGCGTCCTGCAGAAAAGATGCGCTCAATATCAAACCTGACCAGGCACTCGTTGTGCCCACTACGCTGCAGGATTTCCAGGGCATGCTGGATAATGTGGTAACACTCAATGAATATGGTCCCGCAATGGCCGAAATGGGCGCCGGTGACTTTTATTTAAGCTATGCCAGCTGGCAGTCACTTTCAGACCCATTTGAACAAAATTGCTATATCTGGGCAAAGGATATTTACAATGGCGAGACCGCCTACGATTGGGATTCTGCTTACCAGAAAATCTTCTATACGAACGTGGTGCTTGATGGGCTAAAGAAAATAAATATTAATAATGCTAACCAATCAGACTATAACGACATCAAAGGCCAGGCATTATTTGTCCGTGCATTCAGCCTCTTTCAGATGGCCCAGGAATTTGCAAAGCCGTATAACGCAGCGACAGCCAAAACAGATTTGGGCATAGTCCTTCGTTTGACCGCTGACGTGAATGCGAAATCCACCCGTGCCACAGTACAGCAGACCTATGACCAGATTGTCAGTGATCTTACCGAGGCAGCTGGCCTGTTGCCTGATAATCCTAAGTATCTAACCCGCGCTTCAAAGCCAGGCGCCGAAGCGCTGCTTTCCAGGACTTACCTATCGATGTCTGATTATCCCAATGCCCTTAAGAGTGCAGATGCTTCTTTGAAGGTAAATAATGATCTCATCGATTATAATAAACTAGATTCGACGGCCTACCAGCCGCTGCAAATGTTTAACAATGAAGTCCTATACCATGAAGTATTGACCTTATACCTGTCATTTTATTTTGGCCTTGCAGATCCTTCGCTCGTAAATTCCTATGACCAAAATGATTTGCGGCGGGTCATGTTTTTTAGTAATAACGGTGATGGCACCTATTCCTTTAAAGGAAGCTATGGCGGTGACTTATATTTCTTTGGCGGGTTGGCAACGGATGAAATGTACCTGAACCGCGCCGAATGCTATGCCCGCCAGGGAGACGCCAGTTCCGCTTTGCAGGATCTGAATGCGTTATTGAAGATGCGATATAAAACGGGAACTTTTGTGCCGGTGACAGCAACTGGCCCGGATGATGCATTGATGAAAATACTTGGCGAACGGCGCAAGGAACTTTGTTTCAGGAGCATACGCTGGAGCGATCTGCGGCGCTTAAACCAGGATAACCGCTTTGCGGTCACTCTTTCCCGAACACTGAATGGCCAGACTTATACCTTGCCGCCAAATGATCCGCGTTATGTATATCCTTTTTCAAATGATATAATTTCATTAACTGGAATTCAGCAAAATGCTAGGTAG
- a CDS encoding SusC/RagA family TonB-linked outer membrane protein produces MALRNTSIEKVFEDIEQQSSYRVLYSKKIIARAKLVTVIVEKASLETVLSKCFYNQPFDYVVQEQSIIVTPKKNRTGALVPTADSIISIQGHVVDDKGSPLPGAGVRVKGTQLTTVTDANGAFSLSHVKSNALLVITFIGFVATEQPVSNSGDLIIELKQGEQKLSEVIVSTGYQTISAERATGSFVKVDSALLNRRVSTNFIDRLEGVTSGLVFNHNLSGLDPNASPISIRGRSTIFANTKPLIVVDNFPYEGDLDNINPNDIADISILKDAAAASIWGARAANGVIVVTTKKGKINQPLQVSLNSSMTIGEKPNLFYSPNFLDAFDFIDLETYLFNKGYYNATLNSKSRRNVLTPVVDILAAERAGTISQSDANARINAFRGQDVRNDFNRYFYRRRFDQQESLTLSGGSTKATYLFSAGYDNDISNLVRNDYSRVTLNENTSYEPVRNLNLSIGIHYATNKLDNNNPGYAGITSNGSAIYPYAAFAGPNGNSLAVSKDHPYSYVSAQTNLLDWSYRPLDELNLANNVTHVNDIRINPSISYKFTNWLTADVRYQYDKQFTENDNIQSQDGYYVRNLVNLYSQVNAGTVTRPIPYGDIYDKGVNDYAASIFRGQLNFNKEFGSKNFVSAIAGLEYQQQITDLSQYRLYGYNSEAASSSPVAYGTVFPAYQNLAPAAAIPYKDSFDEMVNELRSYFVNASYTYNDKYTVSGSARFDQSNLFGVNTNQKGVPLWSAGLSWAINKEAFYQVQWLPELRLRATYGINGNIDRTLTAFNTGRYSVSEITNAPDVYVTNPPNPDLRWEKDRMLNIGLDFGLADRRITGSIEYFHRKGTDIVGYAIIDPTSGFSSYKGNVADMEGHGFDLKLNSRNLSGLFKWNTTFLFSKASDKVTRYNAGVTPVSTIVQSGDGTLDGTISSFFVPVAGHPVFSVYSYKWAGLDPQTGDPMGYLNGAVSKDYASITSSTNTNDLVYNGPANPTLSGSLRNDFSYKAFTLSINIAYEFGFYFRRPSVNYQNLFGLYIGNKDYLKRWQKTGDEQSTNVPSLVYPDNLTRDNFYTYSSVLVEKGDNIRLQDIRLSYDLKTLRIGSARLNNLQLFAYANNLGILWRANKYGLDPDFVNGYPDPKTWSLGLNLHF; encoded by the coding sequence ATGGCACTTCGAAATACTTCTATTGAAAAAGTATTTGAAGATATCGAGCAGCAGAGCAGCTACCGGGTTTTATACAGCAAAAAGATAATAGCCAGGGCGAAGCTCGTGACGGTCATTGTCGAAAAGGCAAGTTTGGAAACGGTGCTGAGCAAATGCTTTTACAATCAACCTTTTGATTACGTTGTACAGGAGCAATCCATCATAGTAACCCCGAAAAAAAACCGGACGGGTGCATTAGTGCCGACGGCGGATTCCATCATCTCAATACAGGGGCATGTCGTTGACGACAAAGGCAGTCCATTACCGGGAGCCGGCGTCAGGGTTAAAGGGACGCAGCTCACTACGGTTACTGATGCGAATGGCGCGTTTTCATTGAGTCATGTTAAGTCCAATGCTTTACTTGTCATTACATTTATAGGCTTTGTTGCAACGGAACAGCCTGTTTCTAATTCAGGAGACCTTATCATCGAACTAAAGCAGGGAGAGCAGAAACTAAGCGAAGTGATCGTATCCACCGGTTACCAGACCATTTCTGCGGAGCGGGCAACAGGTTCCTTTGTAAAGGTGGATAGTGCTTTACTCAATCGAAGGGTCAGCACCAATTTTATAGATCGCCTTGAGGGTGTGACCAGTGGCCTCGTATTCAATCATAACCTGTCCGGCCTTGACCCGAATGCATCGCCCATTAGTATCCGCGGACGCAGTACCATCTTTGCCAATACAAAGCCGCTGATCGTAGTGGATAACTTTCCATACGAGGGGGACCTGGACAATATTAACCCCAATGACATTGCGGACATCAGCATTCTAAAAGACGCGGCCGCTGCTTCAATTTGGGGAGCAAGGGCCGCCAACGGGGTCATCGTAGTTACCACAAAAAAGGGGAAGATAAATCAGCCATTGCAAGTCAGCCTCAATAGCAGCATGACCATAGGCGAAAAACCCAATTTATTTTACAGCCCTAATTTTTTAGATGCTTTTGATTTTATTGACCTCGAAACCTACCTCTTTAATAAAGGCTATTATAACGCAACTTTAAACAGTAAAAGCAGGCGCAATGTGCTTACACCTGTAGTGGACATTTTAGCGGCTGAGCGGGCCGGGACTATTAGTCAATCCGATGCTAATGCCCGGATTAATGCTTTTCGCGGCCAGGATGTGCGCAATGACTTTAATAGATATTTTTACCGTAGGCGCTTCGATCAGCAGGAGTCGCTTACTTTAAGCGGTGGCAGCACTAAGGCTACTTATTTATTTTCCGCAGGCTATGATAACGACATAAGCAACCTTGTGCGAAATGACTATAGCAGGGTCACCCTCAATGAAAATACCAGCTACGAGCCTGTAAGAAACCTTAACCTTTCCATCGGCATACATTATGCAACAAACAAGCTGGACAATAACAATCCCGGTTATGCAGGTATAACTTCCAACGGAAGTGCGATCTATCCCTATGCGGCTTTTGCAGGTCCCAATGGAAATTCATTGGCGGTTTCCAAAGATCATCCTTACAGCTACGTTTCGGCGCAGACAAATCTGCTGGACTGGTCTTACCGGCCACTTGATGAATTAAATCTGGCAAATAATGTTACCCATGTAAATGATATAAGGATCAACCCTTCAATCAGCTATAAATTCACGAACTGGTTGACCGCCGACGTCCGTTATCAATACGATAAGCAATTTACCGAGAACGATAATATACAATCCCAGGACGGATATTATGTGCGCAACCTGGTCAATCTTTACAGCCAGGTAAATGCCGGAACGGTAACACGACCTATCCCATACGGGGACATATATGACAAGGGGGTTAATGATTATGCGGCCAGTATATTTCGTGGCCAGCTTAATTTCAATAAAGAATTTGGCAGTAAGAACTTTGTGTCCGCCATTGCGGGTCTCGAATACCAGCAACAAATTACGGACCTGAGCCAGTACCGGCTATATGGTTATAACAGCGAAGCTGCCAGCAGCAGCCCGGTTGCTTATGGAACAGTCTTCCCTGCTTATCAAAATCTTGCGCCAGCAGCGGCTATTCCTTACAAGGATAGTTTCGATGAAATGGTGAATGAGCTGCGTTCCTACTTTGTAAATGCATCGTACACCTATAATGATAAATACACAGTTTCTGGCAGTGCCCGATTTGATCAGAGTAATCTTTTTGGCGTAAATACCAACCAGAAAGGCGTACCCTTATGGTCAGCCGGTCTGAGTTGGGCCATTAATAAAGAAGCTTTCTACCAGGTACAATGGTTGCCGGAACTGAGGCTGCGTGCCACTTATGGTATCAATGGGAATATCGACCGTACATTGACTGCTTTTAATACGGGGCGCTACAGCGTTAGCGAAATCACTAATGCCCCGGATGTCTATGTTACCAATCCTCCCAATCCGGACCTGCGTTGGGAAAAAGACCGTATGCTGAACATCGGTCTTGATTTCGGTTTGGCTGACAGGCGTATAACCGGCTCTATTGAATATTTCCACCGGAAAGGAACGGATATTGTCGGCTACGCGATCATTGATCCAACAAGTGGTTTTTCCAGCTATAAGGGCAATGTGGCGGATATGGAGGGTCACGGCTTTGACCTGAAACTGAACAGCAGGAACCTAAGCGGGCTGTTTAAGTGGAACACTACGTTTCTTTTCAGCAAGGCTTCGGACAAAGTCACCCGCTATAATGCGGGTGTAACGCCCGTCAGCACCATTGTCCAGTCCGGTGACGGAACGCTTGACGGCACGATCAGTTCTTTCTTTGTGCCGGTAGCAGGACATCCTGTATTCAGCGTGTACAGTTACAAATGGGCGGGACTTGACCCACAGACCGGCGACCCGATGGGCTATCTCAACGGGGCCGTCAGCAAAGATTACGCAAGTATTACAAGTTCTACCAATACCAATGATCTTGTTTATAATGGTCCCGCAAACCCAACTTTAAGCGGTAGCCTCAGAAATGATTTCTCCTATAAAGCGTTTACACTGTCCATCAATATAGCTTATGAATTTGGCTTTTATTTCAGACGGCCTTCTGTGAACTACCAAAACCTGTTTGGACTTTATATCGGGAACAAAGACTACCTGAAAAGGTGGCAGAAGACTGGGGATGAACAATCAACCAACGTTCCCTCTCTGGTTTACCCGGACAACCTCACCCGTGATAATTTCTACACCTACTCGTCTGTGCTGGTGGAAAAGGGAGATAATATCAGGCTGCAGGACATTCGCCTAAGCTACGATTTGAAAACGCTCCGCATCGGGTCGGCAAGGCTTAATAATCTGCAATTATTTGCCTACGCCAACAACCTGGGGATTCTATGGCGAGCCAATAAATATGGCCTTGATCCTGATTTTGTAAACGGCTATCCTGATCCGAAAACATGGTCATTAGGCCTTAACCTTCACTTTTAA
- a CDS encoding helix-turn-helix transcriptional regulator — MGPNKKMVLFESDIKRLEEVKSFILENLDKELTAAAIAAQHRIGKSTLHRHFSAFFNQSLHQFILKSRMEKVMELIVERHCNINQAGTLVGYKEASSLTRAFIKYYGHPPKYYIIEDRSPGSQMDKK; from the coding sequence ATGGGACCAAATAAGAAGATGGTACTCTTCGAGTCTGATATTAAGAGACTTGAGGAAGTCAAATCGTTTATTCTCGAAAATCTTGATAAAGAATTAACAGCCGCAGCAATTGCAGCGCAACACCGTATCGGCAAATCAACGCTGCATAGGCATTTCTCTGCCTTTTTTAATCAGTCATTACATCAGTTTATTCTTAAATCCCGGATGGAAAAAGTAATGGAGCTTATTGTCGAAAGACATTGCAATATCAATCAGGCCGGGACCCTTGTCGGATACAAGGAGGCTTCGAGTCTGACGCGGGCATTTATCAAATATTATGGGCATCCGCCCAAATATTACATCATAGAGGATCGCTCGCCCGGGAGCCAAATGGACAAAAAGTAG
- a CDS encoding FecR family protein, with product MADNTEESLRIAMLISKDFKGSINDLEAEELKSWINASEENRVLFSELTGEQAREKQLKQMRRYDTDAAFSRVSGRLTPHIVPLASYRRRIWQLARYAAILLLISGLGFAIFHIRQQHEKRTLTADHPYKNDIAPATNQAQLILSGGTTVALTKEQNKVISAGDLGIQTHNGVLSYKVKDHSAAATYNTMITPAGKTFEMILEDGTQVWLNAGSSLKYPTYFDGTERKVVLNGEAYFAVAHNPKRRFVVEVAGRQVEDIGTEFDVNNYNDNEFPAVALVKGSVKVTNGKNNSILIPGQKADMPGSGIDVSKADLKAFTAWKNGLFAFHNEPVTEMMKIIGRWYNARIVYATDYIPDNTFTGEISNKVAVSKLLDKIALTGIAEFTITGNTITVHPYKPTNH from the coding sequence ATGGCAGATAACACAGAGGAATCCTTGCGGATCGCGATGTTGATCAGCAAGGATTTTAAGGGCAGTATCAATGATCTCGAAGCAGAGGAATTGAAAAGCTGGATAAATGCTTCTGAGGAAAACCGGGTACTGTTTTCGGAATTGACCGGAGAGCAGGCAAGAGAAAAGCAGTTAAAGCAAATGCGGCGTTATGATACGGACGCGGCATTTTCAAGGGTATCCGGACGTTTAACTCCGCATATCGTACCATTGGCCTCATACAGGAGAAGGATATGGCAGCTTGCCAGGTATGCTGCAATACTGCTGCTGATCTCAGGACTAGGTTTCGCCATATTTCACATAAGGCAGCAACATGAAAAAAGGACATTGACTGCCGATCACCCTTATAAAAACGATATAGCTCCCGCTACTAACCAGGCACAATTGATACTGTCTGGCGGGACAACTGTAGCATTGACCAAAGAACAAAACAAAGTTATATCCGCCGGAGACCTCGGCATCCAAACCCACAACGGTGTTCTGTCCTATAAGGTAAAAGACCATTCCGCGGCCGCTACTTATAACACCATGATCACCCCAGCCGGGAAAACATTTGAAATGATACTGGAGGATGGTACGCAGGTTTGGCTCAATGCAGGCTCCTCGCTGAAATATCCTACCTATTTTGACGGTACCGAAAGAAAAGTGGTACTAAATGGCGAAGCATATTTCGCGGTGGCTCATAATCCCAAACGCCGTTTCGTTGTTGAAGTTGCGGGCAGGCAGGTTGAAGATATAGGAACAGAGTTCGATGTCAATAACTATAATGATAATGAATTCCCTGCTGTGGCGCTGGTAAAAGGAAGCGTCAAAGTAACTAACGGAAAGAATAATTCCATCTTAATTCCGGGACAAAAGGCCGATATGCCCGGTTCCGGTATCGATGTATCGAAGGCTGACCTGAAAGCATTCACCGCATGGAAAAATGGTTTATTCGCTTTTCATAATGAGCCGGTTACTGAAATGATGAAGATTATTGGCCGCTGGTACAACGCCCGTATAGTATATGCGACAGACTATATACCAGATAACACTTTTACAGGCGAAATCTCCAATAAGGTCGCCGTCAGTAAGTTGCTGGATAAAATTGCCCTTACCGGTATTGCTGAGTTTACCATCACGGGCAATACGATAACGGTCCATCCATACAAACCAACCAATCATTAA
- a CDS encoding sensor histidine kinase, with protein MLDSSLILLFIAGSIILILFTFLLVFFTLHYRTRLNQHHQERERLLIDKLEEGERMMNQIAKDVHDNIGQLSNFLKMTVRQLVKYTHGEESRQYLEDVKNITDQIIIHSNNISHSLNSDFIKKRGFANVLQDDIEYLRRSGKLNCNLHIEGQIINVHPEKDLLIYRIAQEVLNNIVRHSGAANVEIVIEYQKNGFRMRIKDDGTGFDIGASNGKGIGMANMRDRAKLLNGDFQIISQPGKGCTVELFISDF; from the coding sequence ATGTTGGATAGTTCTTTGATATTGCTCTTTATTGCGGGATCAATTATCCTCATCCTGTTCACCTTTCTTCTGGTATTTTTCACTCTTCATTACAGGACGAGACTTAACCAGCACCACCAGGAGCGCGAACGGCTCCTGATAGATAAACTGGAGGAAGGGGAGCGAATGATGAACCAGATCGCCAAGGACGTGCATGATAATATCGGGCAGTTGTCTAATTTTTTAAAGATGACCGTGCGGCAACTGGTTAAATATACTCATGGCGAAGAAAGCAGGCAGTATCTTGAAGACGTTAAAAACATTACCGACCAGATAATAATCCATTCCAATAATATTAGCCATTCACTAAACAGTGACTTTATAAAAAAACGGGGATTTGCCAATGTGCTTCAGGATGATATTGAGTATTTGAGGCGCTCAGGAAAACTAAACTGTAATTTGCATATAGAAGGTCAGATCATAAATGTACACCCTGAGAAAGACCTGCTGATATACCGGATCGCCCAGGAAGTGCTCAATAATATCGTCAGGCACTCCGGCGCGGCAAACGTTGAAATCGTTATTGAGTATCAGAAGAATGGTTTTAGAATGCGGATCAAAGACGATGGGACCGGCTTTGATATTGGAGCCAGTAACGGAAAAGGTATCGGAATGGCTAATATGAGGGACAGGGCGAAATTGCTCAATGGTGACTTTCAAATCATATCTCAACCTGGCAAGGGATGTACCGTCGAACTTTTCATATCGGATTTCTAA
- a CDS encoding protein-disulfide reductase DsbD family protein, which produces MSLSLFAIFLSGMAGGFAATLMPCIFPMLPLTVSYFTKTTTNRSKAVNKAMLYGLSIIVIYVLLGLAVTVLFGADALNSLSTNGIFNFLFFIILLAFAISLFGGFDINLPSKWVNRVDRMGDQAGIAGLFFMAATLALVSFSCTGPIVGTLLVQAAANGRLLAPAIGMFGFSLALALPFTIFALAPNALNALPRSGKWLVNFKVILGFLELALSLKFLSNVDLSYHYNLLDREVFLVLWITIAALLGFYLLGKLRFAYDEETKTISVPRLLLSIVVFSFTLYMIPGLWGAPLKSIAAFLPPPSSQDFNLAINSVSRVKSGTVRSPKKYEQLFKAPLGLDAFFEYDEGLAYAKKCQKPLLIDFTGHACVNCRKMEETVWPDKQVFAYLNEKFVLVQLYVDDKTPLSAGEQYTSRFSHKHIETLGQKWSDLQASKFNANSQPYYTILDDTGQLLTAPSGSDYDVSSFSRFLKKGIDVFKP; this is translated from the coding sequence ATGTCATTATCGCTATTTGCAATCTTCCTTTCGGGAATGGCTGGCGGCTTTGCCGCTACGCTTATGCCCTGTATCTTTCCTATGCTGCCCTTAACCGTCAGTTACTTCACTAAAACAACGACAAACAGGAGTAAAGCGGTAAACAAGGCAATGCTTTATGGCCTTAGTATTATTGTCATATATGTGCTTCTTGGTCTTGCCGTCACTGTGTTGTTTGGTGCTGATGCACTGAACAGCCTTTCAACGAATGGTATTTTCAATTTCCTGTTCTTTATTATTTTACTGGCTTTTGCCATTTCCCTGTTCGGCGGATTTGACATCAATTTACCTTCGAAATGGGTTAACAGAGTTGATCGCATGGGCGACCAGGCAGGGATCGCCGGTCTGTTTTTCATGGCGGCAACATTGGCCCTGGTTTCTTTTTCCTGTACAGGCCCTATTGTCGGAACATTGTTGGTGCAGGCCGCGGCTAATGGCAGACTCCTTGCGCCTGCAATCGGCATGTTTGGCTTTTCGCTGGCATTGGCCCTGCCCTTTACAATTTTCGCATTAGCGCCAAACGCGCTGAACGCTTTACCGAGATCCGGTAAATGGCTCGTAAACTTCAAGGTCATCCTTGGGTTTCTTGAATTAGCGCTTTCCCTAAAGTTCCTGTCAAATGTTGATCTTAGCTATCATTACAATTTGCTTGACCGCGAGGTATTCCTTGTGCTTTGGATTACAATCGCTGCATTATTGGGATTTTATCTATTGGGCAAACTGCGCTTTGCATATGATGAAGAAACAAAGACAATTTCGGTACCGAGGTTGCTTCTGTCAATTGTTGTTTTTTCTTTTACACTTTACATGATACCGGGCTTGTGGGGTGCACCACTAAAATCAATTGCCGCGTTCCTGCCACCGCCATCCAGCCAGGATTTTAATTTAGCTATCAATTCAGTATCACGGGTCAAAAGCGGTACCGTCCGGTCGCCAAAGAAGTATGAACAATTATTTAAGGCGCCGCTTGGACTTGATGCATTCTTCGAATATGATGAAGGATTGGCATATGCTAAAAAATGTCAGAAGCCATTATTAATTGATTTCACAGGGCACGCCTGCGTCAATTGCCGTAAAATGGAAGAAACGGTGTGGCCGGATAAGCAGGTATTCGCTTATCTGAATGAAAAATTTGTGTTGGTGCAATTATATGTAGATGATAAAACACCCTTGTCTGCCGGGGAACAATATACTTCTAGGTTTAGCCATAAGCATATTGAAACGCTGGGGCAGAAATGGTCAGACCTTCAGGCATCAAAATTCAACGCCAATAGCCAACCGTACTACACTATACTCGATGACACCGGGCAGCTGCTGACAGCACCAAGCGGCTCGGATTACGACGTATCAAGTTTCAGCAGGTTTTTGAAAAAGGGAATTGATGTATTTAAGCCGTAG
- a CDS encoding MauE/DoxX family redox-associated membrane protein yields MIRKFIIEAVSFLLIVLFIYAAVSKILDFSNFRVQLGKSPLLALFASTIAVAVPTLEILISFILIFKRTRKLGLYASFALLMIFTFYLIVILNYSYYIPCSCGGILQGLSWKAHIIFNSLFIGATALAILIYHEPGATIETTMTFV; encoded by the coding sequence ATGATTCGTAAATTCATTATTGAAGCGGTTTCCTTTTTGCTAATAGTATTGTTTATCTACGCAGCTGTCAGTAAGATACTTGATTTCAGCAATTTCAGGGTTCAGCTTGGCAAATCTCCTTTATTGGCTCTGTTTGCAAGTACCATTGCTGTAGCAGTACCAACTTTAGAAATCCTTATTTCATTCATTCTGATTTTTAAGAGGACCAGGAAGCTCGGGCTATATGCTTCATTTGCGCTCCTGATGATATTTACATTTTACCTGATAGTCATTTTGAACTACAGCTATTATATACCCTGCAGTTGTGGTGGGATCTTGCAGGGTTTATCCTGGAAGGCTCATATCATTTTTAATTCTTTGTTTATAGGCGCCACAGCCCTGGCTATCCTTATATACCATGAACCGGGCGCGACAATAGAAACAACAATGACCTTTGTATAA